The Metabacillus schmidteae genome has a segment encoding these proteins:
- a CDS encoding RNA polymerase sigma factor: MKCTDEDEFMWWYEEYSISLFKYIFSMVQEPQTAEDILQDTFLKAYQYQIHINDKDKVKNFLYRIAHNTTMDFFRKESKIKRLLNGLSNENHVYPSAEEIVEVKEESKRLLDALKRLKASHREVILLRKVHGFTIKETAQVLNWTESKVKTTLHRANKSLEKLLLKEDDYEEITSFTR, encoded by the coding sequence ATGAAATGTACAGACGAAGATGAATTCATGTGGTGGTATGAAGAATATAGTATTTCCCTTTTTAAATACATATTTTCTATGGTACAAGAACCGCAAACGGCAGAAGATATCCTACAAGATACATTTTTAAAGGCATATCAATACCAGATACATATAAATGATAAAGATAAGGTCAAAAACTTCCTGTATAGGATTGCTCACAATACAACAATGGATTTCTTCAGAAAAGAATCAAAGATTAAAAGATTGCTAAATGGACTTTCTAATGAGAATCATGTATATCCATCTGCAGAAGAGATTGTTGAAGTGAAAGAAGAAAGTAAACGATTGCTAGATGCCCTAAAAAGATTAAAGGCGTCACATAGAGAAGTGATCCTTTTAAGAAAGGTTCATGGATTCACAATAAAGGAAACAGCTCAAGTTTTAAATTGGACTGAATCAAAGGTCAAGACAACATTACACAGAGCAAACAAAAGTCTTGAAAAGTTATTGTTAAAGGAGGACGACTATGAAGAAATCACGTCTTTCACTAGATGA
- a CDS encoding alpha-L-arabinofuranosidase C-terminal domain-containing protein, whose protein sequence is MKQNIENNSNKDLLIAHYQFDDYDKVGKDISVNNNEATLEGTTKPILETVGGRKAVTFTGGNNGTSYLKLPSELLSDISDHTGITISTWVYLRKGMNMWERIFDFGNNTNGSHLFLTRNIRGVCSSGGELIADPGKTYSAGEWIHVAMSVIGTEGGTLSSAGPVVYVNGEVAGDGSISQTSSGTYAKLRSWFETFKDPSNYSNNYIGKSQFEADPDFNGTLTDFRIYKAGLSQDEVIEVMCESLTDEEIVQLAKDKYLSFPTNIVSKDLALPSSLMGGNVTVTWKSSNQEVISNDGVVGDIHTPNGVTFTALLNRGNYTIDKEYSVSVLPKGVPSYHLTIDGSNEVLDISKTLYGLFYEDINNAADGGIYAELVQNRSFESFVFDTYSHASGECGCSTGRNREPLHAWFGDLDKVTVNSAGGLNEFFGVSDQDTNSHYITVTDGSTIINKGFTDSNHYCAMSIKQDAQYDFTVWAKAETAGAITLQLQNQEGTAISDSVEIQVEGGNNWRKYGVDTKIALNGTKTELGQLALTFNGDISIDMVSLMPQDVWGAGEEERSQSAHSNYKGNPNYRLRKDLVNALVDLHPTFLRFPGGCISEGSFIWDNVYEWKDSVGDIELRKENFNVWGYMMTMGLGYMEYFQLAEDLNATPLPVMACGVLCQARSNYVHPAGGELRDYYVKSFTDLIDFAISTDFEHNEWAALRKKMGHETPFDLHYLGVGNENWGTEFFANFEYFKTKIDEYMEQQYPGYELHIISTVGAQADDDAYQQGWKFLSGNMTGAETISFTDGKTAIEETVTWYEKQPNYMDTIADEHYYRSNEYLLNNVDRYNYYYRAYEQDGSLNESETSKVFVGEFASTDKNTLAGAIAEAAIMTSFEKNSDVVRLAAYAPLFNKVLTDGSYRWTPDLIWFDDETVWYTPNYYAQALFGKYLGNKLLETSFSTYRKGQLTELAPRGGIEIAAGNAEVHVKRVKVIDNTSNNVLFEQDFTKELDSAWEVIPGSAGYMMDPEKGLILQAQNRGLNGLYIMNDSWTNYKVEVKASKGSGEDGFYVGVGLMDISPEKKDVIEYAIGYNGNATGVKVYKQGVQGYMLGDYSSSTAAGNLRASCYEELADHTPYTISVNYGGGTGDRLICSYTDGAYQSKVLDYNLEAYNNEVFNSVTKDDNHVYVKLVNADSVEKTTKILLKDLNVEEAGKLITLTGDASLVNTPNVNKKNDEKVVPAETKIKLDDNCLVVTLPANSVNVMVLDLQSAI, encoded by the coding sequence ATGAAGCAAAACATCGAAAATAATTCTAATAAAGATCTTCTTATTGCGCACTATCAGTTTGATGATTATGACAAAGTTGGTAAAGACATCTCTGTGAATAACAATGAGGCAACGTTAGAAGGAACAACGAAACCAATTCTAGAAACAGTTGGAGGAAGAAAAGCTGTTACATTTACAGGAGGAAACAATGGCACTTCTTATTTGAAACTTCCATCCGAATTACTTAGTGATATAAGTGATCACACAGGGATTACCATTAGTACATGGGTTTACTTGAGAAAAGGCATGAATATGTGGGAAAGAATTTTTGATTTCGGCAATAATACAAACGGGTCGCATCTTTTCTTAACGCGAAATATCCGTGGCGTTTGTTCTTCTGGAGGAGAACTTATTGCTGATCCAGGTAAAACATACTCAGCAGGTGAATGGATCCATGTTGCTATGTCGGTAATTGGTACAGAAGGTGGTACATTAAGCAGTGCCGGGCCAGTGGTATATGTGAATGGAGAAGTAGCTGGAGATGGATCAATTAGCCAGACTTCAAGTGGTACGTATGCAAAACTACGCAGTTGGTTTGAAACATTCAAGGATCCGTCCAATTATAGCAATAATTATATCGGTAAATCACAATTTGAAGCAGATCCGGATTTTAATGGTACCTTAACTGATTTCCGTATTTACAAAGCTGGCTTATCACAGGATGAAGTAATTGAGGTAATGTGTGAATCCCTTACAGATGAAGAAATCGTTCAACTTGCCAAAGATAAATACTTATCGTTTCCAACAAACATTGTCTCAAAGGATCTTGCATTGCCATCTTCACTCATGGGCGGAAATGTGACAGTTACCTGGAAGTCCAGTAATCAAGAAGTGATTTCAAATGATGGAGTTGTTGGAGACATCCATACACCTAATGGAGTAACTTTTACCGCCTTGTTAAATAGGGGTAATTACACGATTGACAAAGAGTATTCGGTGTCTGTCCTTCCTAAGGGGGTGCCTTCCTATCATTTAACAATTGATGGAAGTAACGAAGTTTTAGATATCAGCAAGACATTATACGGTCTATTTTATGAAGATATCAACAATGCAGCGGACGGCGGCATTTATGCTGAGCTTGTTCAAAACCGTTCTTTTGAATCGTTCGTATTCGATACCTATTCACATGCTTCCGGAGAGTGCGGCTGCTCTACAGGTAGAAACCGTGAACCGCTTCATGCTTGGTTTGGAGATCTTGATAAAGTAACTGTAAATAGTGCCGGAGGATTAAATGAGTTTTTTGGCGTTTCAGATCAAGATACCAATTCTCATTATATAACCGTAACGGACGGCAGCACTATTATCAATAAAGGCTTTACCGATTCCAATCATTATTGTGCGATGTCAATTAAACAAGATGCTCAGTATGATTTTACGGTGTGGGCAAAAGCGGAAACAGCCGGAGCAATCACTTTACAACTGCAAAATCAGGAAGGTACAGCAATTAGTGATTCAGTAGAGATACAGGTTGAAGGCGGAAATAATTGGAGAAAGTATGGAGTTGATACGAAGATTGCCTTAAATGGTACTAAAACAGAGCTTGGTCAGCTTGCGTTAACCTTTAACGGTGACATATCAATCGACATGGTTTCATTGATGCCTCAAGACGTTTGGGGAGCTGGTGAAGAAGAGAGATCACAATCTGCACATTCGAATTATAAAGGAAATCCAAACTATCGTTTGCGAAAAGATTTGGTGAATGCACTGGTTGATTTGCACCCAACGTTCCTGCGCTTCCCTGGCGGTTGTATCTCGGAAGGTTCCTTCATATGGGACAATGTGTATGAATGGAAGGACTCTGTAGGCGATATTGAACTGCGTAAAGAAAACTTTAATGTATGGGGATATATGATGACGATGGGGTTAGGCTACATGGAATATTTCCAATTAGCAGAAGATCTAAATGCAACACCTCTTCCTGTTATGGCCTGTGGTGTACTTTGTCAGGCACGTTCAAATTATGTCCACCCTGCAGGTGGTGAACTGAGAGATTATTATGTCAAGAGCTTCACAGATTTAATTGATTTTGCGATTAGCACTGATTTTGAACATAACGAGTGGGCTGCTTTACGTAAAAAGATGGGTCATGAGACACCGTTCGACCTGCATTACTTAGGTGTCGGTAATGAAAACTGGGGCACAGAGTTTTTTGCGAACTTTGAATATTTTAAAACGAAAATTGATGAATACATGGAGCAGCAATATCCAGGCTATGAATTGCATATCATATCGACAGTTGGTGCTCAAGCAGACGATGATGCTTACCAGCAAGGGTGGAAGTTCTTAAGCGGCAATATGACTGGAGCAGAAACGATAAGTTTTACAGACGGTAAGACAGCTATAGAAGAGACGGTTACATGGTACGAGAAGCAGCCAAATTACATGGATACGATTGCTGATGAGCATTACTATCGCTCGAACGAATATTTGCTGAACAATGTGGATCGTTACAACTATTATTACAGAGCATATGAGCAAGACGGAAGCTTGAATGAGTCCGAAACTTCTAAAGTTTTCGTTGGAGAGTTTGCTTCAACAGATAAGAATACATTGGCTGGAGCAATTGCCGAAGCTGCGATTATGACTAGCTTTGAAAAAAATTCTGATGTAGTTAGATTAGCTGCCTATGCACCGCTGTTTAACAAAGTATTGACTGATGGTTCTTATCGCTGGACACCAGATTTAATTTGGTTTGATGATGAAACAGTTTGGTACACACCGAATTATTATGCTCAAGCATTATTTGGAAAGTATCTTGGTAATAAATTATTGGAAACTTCTTTCTCCACTTATCGAAAAGGACAGTTAACAGAACTCGCTCCCCGCGGAGGAATTGAAATCGCTGCAGGTAATGCTGAGGTTCATGTAAAACGTGTGAAAGTTATCGATAATACAAGCAATAATGTTCTGTTTGAACAAGATTTCACGAAAGAATTGGACTCTGCATGGGAGGTTATCCCAGGTTCAGCAGGGTATATGATGGATCCGGAAAAAGGCTTGATTTTACAAGCCCAAAACAGAGGATTAAATGGTTTATATATCATGAATGATAGCTGGACCAATTATAAGGTTGAAGTAAAAGCTTCAAAAGGATCTGGTGAAGACGGTTTTTATGTCGGTGTTGGTTTGATGGATATTTCACCGGAGAAAAAAGATGTAATTGAATACGCTATCGGATATAACGGAAATGCGACCGGTGTAAAAGTATATAAGCAGGGTGTGCAAGGGTATATGTTAGGTGACTATTCATCCAGTACGGCAGCCGGTAACTTACGAGCAAGCTGTTATGAAGAGTTGGCAGATCATACTCCATACACAATTTCAGTGAATTATGGCGGAGGTACGGGAGATCGTCTCATCTGCTCTTACACTGACGGTGCATACCAAAGCAAGGTGTTGGATTACAATTTAGAAGCTTATAATAACGAGGTTTTCAACTCAGTAACAAAAGATGACAACCATGTTTATGTGAAGCTTGTAAATGCTGATTCCGTTGAAAAAACAACAAAAATTTTGTTGAAGGATCTTAACGTAGAAGAAGCAGGAAAACTAATTACATTGACTGGTGATGCATCCCTTGTTAATACTCCGAATGTAAATAAAAAGAACGATGAAAAGGTTGTCCCTGCTGAAACTAAAATCAAGCTGGACGACAATTGTTTAGTTGTCACATTACCTGCAAATTCTGTGAATGTCATGGTATTAGATCTGCAAAGTGCAATTTAA